A stretch of the Proteus sp. ZN5 genome encodes the following:
- the udk gene encoding uridine kinase yields the protein MADTAHQCTIVGIAGASASGKSLIASTLYRELRAQVGDHNIGVIPEDCYYRDQSDLTMEERYKVNYDHPNSMDHALLYQHLCELKAGKTIELPQYDYVAHTRKAESIPFQPKKVIIIEGILLLTDKRLREEMDFSIFVDTPLDICLMRRIKRDVNERGRSLDSVIEQYNKTVRPMFFQFIEPSKQYADIIVPRGGKNRVAIDILKAKIGQFCE from the coding sequence ATGGCTGACACAGCACATCAGTGCACAATTGTAGGTATCGCTGGAGCCTCTGCTTCGGGTAAAAGTCTTATTGCAAGTACACTTTACCGTGAATTAAGAGCACAAGTAGGTGATCATAATATCGGAGTGATACCAGAAGATTGTTATTATCGTGACCAAAGTGATTTAACGATGGAAGAACGATATAAGGTCAATTATGACCACCCAAATTCGATGGATCACGCACTTTTATATCAGCATTTGTGTGAACTAAAAGCAGGAAAAACCATCGAACTTCCTCAATACGACTACGTTGCTCACACTCGCAAAGCAGAATCCATTCCTTTTCAACCTAAAAAAGTTATTATCATAGAAGGCATCTTGTTATTAACAGATAAACGCCTGCGTGAAGAGATGGATTTCTCTATCTTTGTTGATACGCCATTAGATATTTGCTTAATGCGCAGAATTAAACGCGATGTAAATGAACGTGGACGTAGCTTAGACTCAGTCATTGAACAATATAATAAAACCGTTCGTCCTATGTTCTTCCAGTTTATTGAACCTTCTAAACAATATGCCGATATTATTGTACCAAGAGGGGGTAAAAACCGCGTTGCGATTGATATTCTGAAAGCAAAAATTGGGCAATTCTGCGAATAA
- the cdd gene encoding cytidine deaminase: protein MHTRFQAVWSDLSPQLQQALAPYLEQDEFPAMFTAEQVNAIKTQLQCNDDALALALLPVAAACAVAPISNFKVGAVARGESGNLYFGANMEFAGAPLQQTVHAEQSAVTHAWLRGESRLISVTVNYTPCGHCRQFMNELNSGTHIQIQLPGRKMATLGDYLPDSFGPKDLNITSLLMDKVNHGYKIDNPSELAQQALQAANRSHAPYSESHSGIAVQMKNGKIFQGSYAENAAFNPSLPPLQAALILLNMAGESVMDIESAVLIEKAETILTQWDATQATLTALGCRQMQRITL from the coding sequence ATGCATACTCGTTTTCAGGCAGTTTGGTCAGATTTATCCCCTCAGTTACAACAAGCACTTGCTCCTTATCTTGAGCAGGATGAATTTCCTGCAATGTTTACGGCAGAGCAGGTCAACGCCATAAAAACACAGTTACAATGTAATGATGATGCCTTAGCCCTAGCACTTTTACCGGTTGCTGCTGCTTGTGCTGTTGCACCCATCTCTAATTTTAAAGTCGGTGCAGTTGCGCGTGGTGAAAGTGGTAATCTCTACTTCGGTGCCAATATGGAATTCGCTGGCGCTCCGCTACAACAAACCGTTCACGCTGAACAAAGTGCTGTGACTCATGCATGGTTACGTGGTGAATCTCGCTTAATCTCCGTCACCGTCAACTATACACCTTGTGGTCATTGTCGCCAGTTTATGAACGAATTGAACAGTGGTACCCATATTCAAATTCAGTTACCAGGTAGAAAAATGGCAACATTAGGTGATTATTTACCTGATAGCTTTGGTCCGAAAGATCTCAATATCACCTCTTTACTAATGGACAAAGTTAATCACGGTTACAAAATTGATAACCCTAGTGAATTAGCACAACAGGCGCTACAAGCCGCTAACCGTAGCCATGCTCCTTATAGTGAGTCGCACAGTGGTATTGCCGTTCAAATGAAAAATGGCAAAATTTTCCAAGGTAGTTACGCAGAAAATGCTGCATTCAATCCAAGTTTACCGCCATTACAAGCCGCTTTAATTTTGTTAAATATGGCAGGTGAGAGTGTGATGGATATTGAATCGGCTGTCTTAATCGAAAAAGCAGAGACAATTTTAACGCAATGGGATGCAACACAAGCAACATTAACTGCTTTAGGTTGTCGCCAAATGCAACGCATCACTTTGTAA
- a CDS encoding CidB/LrgB family autolysis modulator has protein sequence MLMNIWWSLPLSIFIFYLARKLAARFKLPILNPLLIAIVVIIPILLIAKVPYENYFAGSRILNDLLQPAVVALAIPLYQQLHQIRAQWKSLISICFIGSIAAMVSGTAIALWAGATPEIAASILPKSVTTPIAMAVADSIGGIPAISAACVIAVGILGAIFGHSLFKILRIPTHASRGLAMGTVSHAVGTARAAEVDYIEGAYSSLALMTCGIITSLTAPFIFPIILHLYS, from the coding sequence ATGTTGATGAATATTTGGTGGTCACTTCCTTTAAGTATTTTTATTTTTTACTTAGCTCGCAAGCTTGCAGCTCGATTTAAATTACCTATTTTAAATCCGCTTTTAATTGCGATTGTGGTGATTATCCCTATTTTATTAATAGCAAAAGTACCTTACGAAAATTATTTTGCAGGTAGTCGTATTTTAAATGACTTACTGCAACCTGCCGTTGTCGCTTTAGCTATACCGCTTTATCAGCAATTACACCAAATTCGCGCACAGTGGAAATCATTAATTAGTATTTGCTTTATTGGTAGTATTGCTGCGATGGTCAGTGGCACAGCCATTGCGTTATGGGCAGGAGCAACACCTGAAATTGCCGCATCAATCTTACCAAAATCAGTGACAACACCAATTGCAATGGCTGTTGCGGACTCTATCGGAGGTATTCCTGCAATCAGTGCAGCATGTGTTATTGCCGTAGGTATTTTAGGGGCTATTTTTGGTCACTCGTTATTTAAAATACTACGTATTCCTACCCATGCCTCTCGTGGTTTAGCAATGGGTACGGTTTCTCACGCAGTCGGAACAGCAAGAGCCGCAGAAGTGGATTATATCGAAGGTGCTTACAGTTCATTGGCATTAATGACATGCGGGATTATTACATCTCTTACCGCGCCATTTATCTTCCCTATTATTTTGCATCTTTATAGTTGA
- the yeiB gene encoding DUF418 domain-containing protein YeiB, whose product MNESSHQRIEALDALRGMAILGILLLNISGFALLRVASFNPLHSGEASFGDRITWMALNLFAQGKFLFIFALLFGGTLYLLLYKGTRFNISRLVILALIGLIHTLFIWEGDILFPYSVCGLFVFAFIKSIATKYQFILGAILYFCGALILGTLFYYYRDFIDTVWYSTPYSQLAESDWKTGPYLNSVYYRLNELSLFVFNLVRQYSWFLFGAMLMGSALMASGWLQQKFSRTHYGYVALYFLAISLSLQTVIVLVDYYLDWDYRWAAILAQPLTMLIQVMQSLGYIALFYWSWDSIQHSYFAYALRCVGKMALTTYLMQSLIGIYLFQRMGLFNQFTLPELMPFVAVIWAINITFAVIWLRYFPQGPIEWIWRKSASKLAQFF is encoded by the coding sequence ATGAATGAATCGTCTCATCAACGTATCGAAGCTCTCGATGCGTTGAGAGGAATGGCGATCCTTGGCATTTTATTGCTCAATATTTCAGGTTTTGCATTATTAAGAGTGGCTTCATTTAACCCATTACATTCGGGAGAAGCTTCTTTTGGTGATCGTATAACATGGATGGCATTAAATCTGTTTGCTCAAGGAAAATTCCTCTTTATTTTTGCGTTGCTATTTGGTGGTACGCTTTATCTCCTTTTATATAAAGGAACGCGTTTTAATATATCGCGGTTAGTTATACTGGCACTGATTGGCCTTATTCACACACTATTTATTTGGGAAGGTGATATTTTATTTCCATATAGTGTGTGTGGTTTATTTGTTTTTGCGTTTATTAAATCAATAGCGACAAAATACCAGTTTATATTGGGAGCAATACTCTATTTTTGTGGCGCTCTTATTTTAGGTACGTTGTTTTACTATTATCGTGACTTTATTGATACCGTTTGGTACAGCACTCCATATTCTCAATTGGCTGAATCAGATTGGAAAACAGGGCCTTATTTAAATAGTGTTTATTATCGTTTGAATGAGCTAAGTCTTTTTGTTTTTAACTTAGTACGTCAATACAGTTGGTTTTTGTTTGGTGCGATGTTGATGGGCTCTGCGTTAATGGCATCAGGTTGGTTACAGCAGAAATTTAGCCGTACTCATTATGGCTATGTAGCGCTTTATTTCCTCGCAATCAGTTTAAGCTTACAAACAGTTATTGTGCTGGTGGATTATTATCTTGATTGGGATTACCGTTGGGCGGCTATTTTGGCACAACCTTTAACTATGTTGATCCAAGTGATGCAAAGTTTGGGGTATATTGCGCTGTTTTATTGGAGTTGGGATAGTATTCAACACTCTTATTTTGCCTATGCTTTACGTTGTGTTGGCAAAATGGCGTTAACAACCTATTTAATGCAAAGCCTTATCGGTATTTATTTATTTCAGCGTATGGGGCTATTTAATCAATTTACTCTACCGGAATTGATGCCTTTTGTTGCTGTCATTTGGGCAATCAATATTACTTTTGCTGTGATTTGGTTACGTTATTTCCCACAAGGGCCAATAGAGTGGATCTGGCGTAAATCAGCTTCAAAATTAGCGCAATTTTTTTAG
- the sanA gene encoding outer membrane permeability protein SanA — translation MLKRLIYLFLTLFTLLAVTLIACDRWIGWKTNPYIFEDVDTLPAKKVGMVLGTSKYYTSGYINQFYQYRIQGAVNAYNSGKIQYLLLSGDNAKHSYNEPNTMRKDLIKAGIPASRIVMDFAGFRTLDSVVRTKEVFGTDGFTIITQRFHCERAVFIALEKGIDAQCFAVASPKSMFKVRVREVFARAGAMIDVYILNREPRFLGPPETIPAIQSIPEGIKGYPAVSPEEVESLPLNENNHEKT, via the coding sequence ATGCTAAAACGCCTCATTTATCTCTTTCTCACACTTTTTACTCTGCTTGCTGTCACCTTGATTGCCTGTGATCGCTGGATCGGGTGGAAAACCAATCCTTATATCTTTGAAGATGTGGATACGTTACCCGCTAAAAAAGTGGGCATGGTATTAGGTACATCGAAGTACTATACCAGCGGTTATATAAATCAGTTTTATCAATACCGCATCCAAGGCGCTGTTAATGCTTATAATAGTGGCAAAATTCAGTATTTATTACTCAGCGGTGATAATGCCAAGCATAGCTATAATGAACCGAATACCATGCGTAAAGATCTCATTAAAGCGGGAATTCCTGCCTCTCGTATTGTGATGGATTTTGCAGGCTTCAGAACACTTGATTCAGTAGTAAGAACAAAAGAGGTATTTGGTACAGATGGGTTTACCATTATCACTCAGCGTTTTCACTGTGAACGAGCCGTTTTTATCGCATTAGAAAAAGGAATTGACGCACAATGCTTTGCGGTTGCATCCCCTAAAAGCATGTTTAAAGTACGTGTACGCGAAGTATTTGCCAGAGCAGGCGCAATGATTGATGTGTATATTCTAAACCGTGAACCACGCTTTTTAGGGCCACCAGAAACTATTCCGGCAATACAATCTATTCCTGAAGGCATTAAAGGTTATCCCGCGGTTTCACCAGAGGAAGTCGAATCACTTCCTCTGAACGAAAATAATCATGAAAAAACCTAA
- the folE gene encoding GTP cyclohydrolase I FolE, which produces MSSLSKEAQWVHTALVERGLETPLREPKLSPSESKQQIEHHMTEVMKLLNLDLSDDSLAETPRRIAKMYVDEIFSGLDYHNFPKITLIENKMQVDEMVTVRDITLTSTCEHHFVTIDGKAIVAYIPKDKVIGLSKINRIVQFFAQRPQVQERLTQQILIALQTLLGTKNVAVSIDAVHYCVKARGIRDATSATTTTSLGGLFKSSQNTRQEFLRAVRHL; this is translated from the coding sequence ATGTCATCATTAAGTAAAGAGGCGCAATGGGTGCATACTGCGTTAGTTGAACGCGGTTTGGAAACGCCTCTTCGTGAACCAAAACTCTCTCCAAGTGAGAGTAAACAGCAAATTGAACATCATATGACAGAAGTGATGAAGCTGTTAAATCTGGATTTAAGCGACGATAGTTTAGCTGAAACACCTCGTCGTATCGCTAAAATGTATGTTGATGAAATTTTCTCAGGGCTGGATTACCACAACTTCCCAAAAATCACGCTAATTGAAAATAAAATGCAAGTTGATGAAATGGTGACAGTACGAGATATCACATTAACAAGTACTTGTGAACATCACTTTGTCACTATTGATGGTAAAGCGATTGTGGCTTATATCCCGAAAGATAAAGTGATTGGGTTATCTAAAATTAATCGTATTGTGCAATTCTTTGCTCAACGCCCTCAAGTTCAAGAACGCTTAACACAGCAAATTCTTATCGCATTACAAACGTTACTAGGTACTAAAAATGTGGCTGTTTCTATTGATGCGGTTCACTACTGTGTTAAAGCTCGTGGTATTCGTGATGCAACGAGTGCAACAACAACAACTTCGTTAGGTGGGTTATTTAAATCGAGTCAAAATACGCGTCAGGAATTTTTGCGCGCTGTTCGTCATCTTTGA
- a CDS encoding NAD-dependent malic enzyme has protein sequence MELEHESKRPLYIPYAGPILLEFPLLNKGSAFSEEERSTFNLHGLLPEAVETIEEQVERAYRQYLDFKNDNDKHIYLRNIQDTNETLFYRLLESHLTEMMPIIYTPTVGEACEHFSDIYRRARGLFISYPNRANIDDMLQNATKQNVKVIVVTDGERILGLGDQGIGGMGIPIGKLSLYTACGGISPAYTLPVVLDVGTNNPQRLNDPLYMGWRHPRITGDEYNEFVDEFIQAVKRRWPNVLLQFEDFAQKNAMPLLNRYRDELCCFNDDIQGTASVTLGSLIAASRAAGRQLKDQTVTFLGAGSAGCGIAEQIIAQMKSEGLSDEQARERIFMVDRFGLLTDKLPNLLDFQSKLIQKSEAIADWETGSDAISLLEVVKNAKPTILIGVSGQAGLFTEEIIREMHKHCERPIVMPLSNPTSRVEARPEDIINWTDGQALVATGSPFAPVKYKDKEYPIAQCNNSYIFPGIGLGVIACGAKRVTDAMLMVASRALADCSPMAKGGDGSLLPLLADIQQVSRYIAKQVAKEAQVQGVATVTSDSALEEAIERNYWSPEYRIYKRTSF, from the coding sequence ATGGAACTGGAACACGAAAGTAAACGCCCTCTCTACATCCCGTATGCAGGTCCAATCCTGCTTGAATTTCCCCTGTTAAATAAAGGTAGTGCTTTCAGCGAAGAAGAACGCAGCACCTTTAACTTACATGGTTTACTGCCTGAAGCAGTTGAAACCATCGAAGAGCAGGTTGAACGCGCTTATCGCCAATATCTTGATTTCAAAAACGATAACGATAAACATATTTACCTACGAAATATCCAAGATACCAATGAAACCCTGTTTTACCGTCTATTGGAATCTCACCTAACTGAAATGATGCCAATCATTTACACACCAACAGTGGGTGAAGCTTGTGAACATTTCTCTGATATTTATCGTCGTGCTCGTGGTTTATTTATCTCTTACCCTAACCGCGCCAATATCGATGATATGCTGCAAAACGCCACCAAACAGAACGTAAAAGTCATTGTTGTAACTGATGGCGAACGTATTCTTGGTCTAGGTGACCAAGGTATCGGTGGTATGGGTATTCCTATCGGTAAACTCTCTTTATATACCGCGTGTGGTGGTATTAGCCCAGCGTACACACTGCCTGTTGTACTTGATGTTGGTACTAATAACCCACAACGTCTAAACGATCCTCTGTATATGGGATGGCGTCATCCTCGAATTACAGGTGATGAATATAACGAGTTTGTTGATGAGTTTATTCAAGCTGTTAAACGTCGCTGGCCAAATGTTTTACTGCAATTCGAAGACTTCGCACAAAAAAATGCGATGCCTTTATTAAACCGTTATCGTGATGAGCTATGCTGCTTTAACGATGATATTCAAGGTACAGCATCTGTTACTTTAGGTAGCCTAATTGCAGCAAGTCGTGCTGCAGGTCGCCAATTAAAAGACCAAACGGTCACTTTCTTAGGCGCAGGCTCTGCGGGTTGTGGTATTGCTGAGCAAATCATTGCCCAAATGAAATCTGAAGGTTTAAGTGATGAGCAAGCGCGTGAACGTATCTTTATGGTTGACCGTTTTGGCTTATTAACAGACAAACTACCTAATCTTCTTGATTTCCAAAGCAAACTTATCCAAAAAAGCGAAGCAATTGCTGATTGGGAAACGGGAAGTGATGCGATTTCACTGTTAGAAGTCGTTAAAAATGCAAAACCAACGATTCTAATTGGTGTTTCAGGGCAAGCAGGTTTATTCACTGAAGAAATTATTCGTGAAATGCACAAACATTGTGAACGCCCTATCGTAATGCCATTATCTAACCCGACTTCTCGTGTAGAAGCACGTCCTGAAGATATTATCAATTGGACTGATGGACAAGCTTTAGTCGCAACGGGTAGCCCATTTGCACCGGTTAAATACAAAGATAAAGAGTATCCAATTGCACAATGCAACAACTCTTATATCTTCCCTGGTATTGGATTAGGTGTTATCGCATGTGGTGCAAAACGTGTGACTGATGCCATGTTAATGGTTGCAAGCCGTGCATTAGCAGATTGCTCACCAATGGCAAAAGGGGGTGATGGCTCTCTGTTACCTTTACTAGCTGATATTCAACAAGTTTCGCGTTATATCGCAAAACAAGTTGCAAAAGAAGCACAGGTACAAGGTGTTGCTACTGTCACTTCTGATTCAGCATTAGAAGAAGCAATTGAACGTAACTATTGGTCACCAGAGTACCGTATTTACAAAAGAACTTCGTTCTAA
- a CDS encoding CidA/LrgA family protein, protein MKSKRARLQITLWHYLRSFLVLYLCLFAGNLISALLPFAVPGSIVGLLILFGLLAFQLIPLRWVKPGANILLKNMSLLFIPIGVGVMNYYDLLSQQLFPIVLACVVSTFGVMALVAYCSHYVHRERVIVGSKPDQVEDVVNTKEKDDDKALSEKKKC, encoded by the coding sequence ATGAAATCTAAACGGGCACGATTACAGATTACACTTTGGCATTATCTACGATCTTTTTTGGTACTTTATCTTTGTCTTTTTGCTGGTAATCTTATTTCAGCCCTTCTACCCTTTGCCGTTCCTGGCAGTATCGTTGGCTTACTGATCCTTTTTGGTTTACTTGCTTTCCAGCTTATCCCTTTGCGTTGGGTTAAACCTGGTGCCAATATCCTGTTAAAAAATATGTCATTACTCTTTATCCCTATCGGTGTTGGTGTAATGAACTATTATGATTTGTTAAGTCAGCAACTTTTTCCTATCGTTTTAGCCTGCGTCGTGAGTACTTTTGGTGTTATGGCACTCGTTGCATATTGCTCACACTACGTTCATCGTGAGCGCGTTATCGTGGGGTCGAAACCAGACCAAGTTGAAGATGTTGTGAATACAAAAGAGAAAGACGACGATAAAGCGTTAAGTGAGAAGAAAAAATGTTAG
- the metG gene encoding methionine--tRNA ligase, producing the protein MSHVANKLLVTCALPYANGSIHLGHILEHIQADIWVRYQRMRGKEVHFICADDAHGTPIMLKAQQLGITPEAMIEEMSKEHQQDFAGFNISYDNYHSTHSEESRQLSTKIYLALKKNGHIKSKTISQLYDEEKGMFLPDRFVKGTCPKCKAQDQYGDNCEVCGSTYSPTELINPRSVVSGSTPVMRETEHYFFDLPAFSNMLQEWIRSGALQEQVANKMQEWFDSGLQQWDITRDAPYFGFEIPDAPGKYFYVWLDAPIGYMSSFLNLCEKRGDLSFDEFWNKDSKAELYHFIGKDIVYFHSLFWPAMLEGSEYRKPTNLFVHGYVTVNGAKMSKSRGTFITARAYLDHFDADCLRYYYAAKLSSRIDDIDLNLEDFVQRVNSDIVNKVVNLASRTAGFISKRFDGKLADSLDDAKLYQHFVEMKETIAQSFENREFGKAVREIMALADEANRYIDEKAPWVVAKQEGQDAQLQAICTMGINLFRVLMTYLKPVLPSLTERSEAFLQTQLTWDALEEPLLGQEITKFKALFNRIEMDKANAMVEASKSTIAPVKEVTGPLADSPIQETIKFDDFAKIDMRIAEIKQADFVEGSDKLLKLILDLGGETRQVFSGIRTAYPDPKVLEGRLTVMVANLAPRKMRFGISEGMVMAAGPGDKDIFLLSPDSGAKPGQQVK; encoded by the coding sequence ATGTCTCACGTCGCGAATAAATTACTGGTAACCTGCGCGTTACCTTATGCTAACGGTTCAATTCATCTCGGTCATATCCTTGAGCACATTCAGGCAGATATCTGGGTCCGTTATCAACGAATGCGCGGCAAAGAAGTTCATTTCATCTGCGCTGACGATGCTCACGGCACCCCTATTATGCTGAAAGCTCAGCAGCTGGGTATTACGCCAGAAGCAATGATTGAAGAAATGAGCAAAGAGCATCAGCAGGATTTTGCTGGCTTCAATATCAGTTATGACAATTATCACTCTACACACAGTGAAGAGAGTCGCCAATTATCGACTAAAATTTATCTTGCACTGAAAAAGAATGGTCACATCAAAAGCAAAACTATTTCTCAGCTTTATGATGAAGAAAAAGGCATGTTCTTGCCTGATCGCTTTGTAAAAGGCACTTGCCCTAAATGTAAAGCGCAAGACCAATATGGTGATAACTGTGAAGTTTGTGGCTCAACTTACAGCCCAACAGAATTAATTAATCCACGCTCTGTCGTATCAGGCTCAACACCTGTTATGCGTGAAACTGAACACTACTTCTTCGACTTACCTGCATTTAGCAACATGTTGCAAGAATGGATCCGCTCTGGTGCACTACAAGAGCAAGTTGCGAATAAAATGCAAGAGTGGTTCGACAGCGGTTTACAACAGTGGGATATCACTCGTGATGCGCCTTATTTCGGTTTCGAAATTCCAGATGCGCCGGGTAAATATTTCTATGTATGGCTAGATGCACCAATTGGCTACATGAGTTCTTTCTTAAACTTATGTGAAAAACGTGGTGATTTAAGTTTTGATGAGTTCTGGAATAAAGACAGCAAAGCTGAGCTTTATCACTTTATTGGTAAAGATATCGTCTATTTCCACAGCTTATTCTGGCCTGCAATGTTAGAAGGTAGCGAATATCGCAAACCAACAAACTTGTTTGTTCATGGTTATGTCACAGTAAATGGTGCGAAGATGTCAAAATCTCGTGGCACCTTTATTACTGCTCGCGCTTATCTTGACCATTTTGATGCAGATTGCCTACGCTATTACTATGCAGCAAAACTTTCATCACGCATTGATGATATTGACCTAAACTTAGAAGACTTTGTACAACGTGTAAACAGCGACATTGTTAATAAGGTGGTTAACCTTGCATCACGCACAGCAGGTTTTATCAGCAAGCGTTTTGATGGCAAATTAGCTGATTCCTTAGATGATGCTAAGCTTTATCAACACTTTGTTGAGATGAAAGAAACCATCGCACAATCATTTGAAAATCGTGAGTTTGGTAAAGCTGTTCGTGAAATTATGGCATTAGCAGACGAAGCTAACCGTTATATCGACGAAAAAGCGCCTTGGGTAGTAGCAAAACAAGAAGGTCAAGATGCTCAGTTACAAGCAATCTGTACTATGGGAATCAACTTGTTCCGCGTACTAATGACTTATCTGAAACCAGTATTACCTTCACTGACAGAGCGCTCAGAAGCCTTTTTACAAACCCAATTAACATGGGATGCACTTGAAGAGCCACTGTTAGGCCAAGAGATCACTAAATTCAAAGCGTTGTTTAACCGCATTGAAATGGATAAAGCCAATGCAATGGTTGAAGCATCAAAAAGTACCATTGCACCTGTAAAAGAAGTGACAGGTCCATTAGCAGATTCACCAATTCAAGAAACCATCAAGTTTGATGATTTTGCGAAAATCGATATGCGTATCGCTGAAATTAAACAAGCCGATTTTGTTGAAGGCTCAGACAAACTGCTGAAACTAATTTTGGACTTAGGAGGCGAAACTCGCCAAGTATTCTCAGGTATTCGTACGGCATACCCAGATCCTAAAGTGTTAGAAGGTCGCTTAACGGTAATGGTGGCAAACTTAGCACCTCGTAAAATGCGTTTTGGTATTTCAGAAGGCATGGTAATGGCAGCAGGCCCTGGCGATAAAGATATCTTCTTACTCAGCCCAGATTCTGGTGCAAAACCGGGTCAACAAGTGAAATAA
- the apbC gene encoding iron-sulfur cluster carrier protein ApbC, with the protein MSDKSPEQTTPEILNEKVSGVLSTFEHPTLKRNLLSLKALHQCAMIDDVLHIELVMPFVWKKTFQVLIEEKTAELRNITGAKAIEWKLKHNISTLRRANDLPGVNGVRNILAVSSGKGGVGKSSTAVNLALALAQEGAKVGILDADIYGPSIPNMLGTTMERPTSPDGQHMAPIMAYGLASNSIGYLVTDDNAMVWRGPMASKALMQMLQDTLWPDLDYLVIDMPPGTGDIQLTLSQNIPVTAAVVVTTPQDIALVDAMKGIVMFKKVNVPVLGIIENMSAHICSNCGHLEPIFGTGGAAKLAEKYHCELLGQVPLHISLREDLDRGQPTVMRDPEGEFADIYREIASTVSAQMYWDGDAIPTEISFRAV; encoded by the coding sequence ATGAGTGATAAATCCCCCGAGCAGACCACCCCTGAGATTCTGAACGAAAAAGTTTCAGGTGTCCTGTCTACTTTTGAACACCCGACATTGAAACGTAATCTGCTTTCTCTAAAAGCATTACATCAATGTGCGATGATTGACGATGTTCTTCATATCGAATTAGTGATGCCATTTGTTTGGAAAAAAACTTTCCAAGTCCTAATCGAAGAAAAAACTGCTGAACTTCGCAACATCACTGGTGCTAAAGCCATTGAATGGAAACTCAAGCATAATATTTCAACTTTACGTCGTGCAAATGATCTGCCTGGCGTTAATGGTGTGCGTAATATTCTTGCCGTGAGCTCTGGTAAAGGTGGTGTAGGTAAATCAAGTACAGCCGTTAACCTTGCATTAGCCCTTGCACAAGAAGGCGCTAAAGTAGGTATTCTTGACGCTGATATTTATGGTCCATCTATTCCTAATATGTTGGGTACCACAATGGAGCGTCCAACGTCTCCTGATGGACAACATATGGCGCCGATTATGGCTTATGGTTTAGCGTCTAACTCTATCGGTTATTTAGTCACTGATGATAATGCGATGGTATGGCGTGGTCCTATGGCGAGCAAAGCATTAATGCAAATGCTCCAAGATACGCTGTGGCCTGATTTGGATTATCTGGTTATCGATATGCCACCGGGAACCGGTGATATCCAATTAACCTTATCTCAAAACATCCCTGTAACCGCAGCGGTTGTGGTAACAACACCACAAGATATTGCGCTGGTGGATGCGATGAAAGGGATCGTCATGTTTAAGAAAGTCAATGTGCCTGTATTAGGTATTATTGAAAACATGAGCGCACATATTTGTAGCAACTGTGGTCACCTTGAACCTATCTTTGGTACTGGTGGTGCGGCGAAATTGGCTGAGAAGTATCATTGCGAATTATTAGGTCAAGTTCCTCTTCATATCTCTTTACGTGAAGACTTAGACCGCGGACAACCAACAGTGATGCGTGATCCGGAAGGCGAGTTTGCTGATATTTATCGCGAAATCGCATCAACAGTTTCTGCTCAAATGTATTGGGATGGTGATGCAATCCCAACGGAAATTTCTTTCCGCGCAGTGTAA